One part of the Ralstonia pickettii genome encodes these proteins:
- a CDS encoding NAD-dependent epimerase/dehydratase family protein: protein MKVLISGGAGFIGYHLSNRLRTCNASLRILDNLSPQIHGELPDNLDWLIHPQIEYIRGSVVDRDTWKRALDGVDVVVHLAAETGTGQSMYQIAHYNEVNSQGTALLLDIIAQGEASQVKRLVLASSRSVYGEGAYVCPSCGLDPVYPDSRSLEALAAHRWEYECPACVQELAPRPTREDDRVRPASIYAATKYAQEDLVQIACKALGIGYVIFRFQNVYGEGQSLNNPYTGILSIFSTRVRRGLILPLFEDGKESRDFVHVEDVAEAVTLGVSAKQHANAVFNVGSGEASSVQAVADQLSLALGVQPNTQVTHQYRLGDIRHCYADLTRIGDALGFKPGVSLSDGMKRFAGWVMAQPLPEDKLDKANEELKARKLMG, encoded by the coding sequence TTGAAAGTACTCATTTCCGGCGGCGCCGGTTTTATTGGCTATCATCTCAGCAACAGGCTGCGCACTTGCAACGCATCTCTACGTATTCTCGATAACCTCTCGCCTCAGATACACGGGGAGTTGCCGGACAATCTGGACTGGCTCATACATCCGCAGATCGAGTACATCAGAGGCAGCGTGGTTGATCGCGATACATGGAAGCGTGCTCTTGATGGCGTGGACGTTGTCGTCCACCTAGCAGCTGAAACGGGTACAGGGCAGTCGATGTACCAGATCGCCCACTATAACGAAGTGAATTCGCAGGGTACGGCCCTGCTGCTGGATATCATTGCCCAGGGCGAAGCGTCTCAGGTAAAGCGCTTGGTTCTTGCTTCTAGCCGATCCGTCTACGGGGAGGGGGCCTATGTTTGTCCATCTTGCGGGCTGGATCCTGTGTATCCTGATAGCCGCAGTCTGGAAGCTCTTGCAGCACACCGTTGGGAATACGAGTGCCCGGCGTGTGTTCAGGAACTGGCTCCTCGCCCAACCCGTGAAGACGATCGTGTACGTCCCGCGTCAATCTATGCAGCGACCAAGTACGCGCAGGAAGATCTCGTGCAGATCGCCTGTAAAGCCTTGGGCATTGGCTACGTTATTTTTCGATTCCAGAACGTTTATGGCGAAGGGCAGTCACTAAATAATCCCTACACCGGGATTCTGTCCATCTTTTCTACACGAGTGAGACGTGGTTTGATTCTGCCTCTGTTCGAGGATGGGAAAGAAAGTCGGGATTTCGTTCATGTCGAAGATGTCGCCGAAGCCGTGACGTTGGGTGTCTCGGCAAAACAGCATGCCAATGCGGTTTTCAATGTGGGTAGCGGTGAAGCATCATCTGTCCAAGCGGTGGCCGATCAGCTTTCTCTCGCGTTGGGGGTCCAGCCAAATACGCAAGTGACGCATCAATACCGTCTAGGAGATATCCGGCACTGTTATGCAGACCTGACACGCATTGGGGATGCGCTGGGCTTCAAACCAGGCGTATCGTTGTCTGATGGAATGAAGCGCTTTGCCGGTTGGGTAATGGCACAACCATTGCCGGAGGACAAGCTCGACAAAGCCAATGAGGAACTAAAAGCGCGAAAGCTAATGGGCTGA
- a CDS encoding serine O-acetyltransferase, with product MNPPFQLRSYLQADLCQAVRLQGGDPTSLSVARLWFGLLSPRFGPVLLCRLTYWLALKGLKPIARLVSLINFVAFGVEIALQADIGPGLFFPHSQGIVIGSWRIGKNSVIYQGVTLGAKELDFAYNEHSRPTLGDNVTVGAGAKVLGGVEIGTGARVGANAVVVTSIPPNAVAVGVPAKVIDT from the coding sequence ATGAATCCTCCATTTCAACTGCGCTCCTACTTGCAGGCCGATCTTTGTCAAGCGGTTCGATTGCAAGGCGGTGATCCTACCTCGCTTTCTGTCGCGAGATTGTGGTTCGGGTTGCTGTCTCCGCGCTTCGGTCCGGTTTTGTTATGCCGCCTAACGTATTGGTTGGCGCTGAAAGGGCTTAAGCCCATAGCAAGGCTTGTGTCTTTGATCAATTTTGTGGCCTTCGGTGTAGAAATCGCTCTACAAGCAGATATCGGGCCTGGATTGTTTTTTCCGCATTCTCAAGGAATCGTCATTGGTTCCTGGCGGATAGGAAAAAACTCAGTGATTTATCAAGGAGTAACTCTCGGGGCCAAAGAGCTTGACTTCGCGTACAACGAGCATTCACGGCCTACCTTGGGCGACAATGTAACTGTTGGTGCTGGCGCGAAGGTATTAGGCGGCGTCGAAATTGGCACAGGCGCCCGCGTGGGTGCCAATGCAGTTGTAGTGACATCCATTCCCCCCAATGCTGTAGCAGTGGGAGTGCCTGCCAAGGTTATAGACACATGA
- a CDS encoding CgeB family protein: protein MSTPEYPLAGKRVLIMSPRFFGYENAIADAARALGAHTIVVLDKPSNTIWTKAATRVFPSAVASRMMEYVRSMQDRYGYQGFDEIIVIKGEALTAGAVHLLRESFPNARCIYYNWDSLRNYPHLREILPQFDACFSFDPEDCASTKGLKHLPLFYVDEYRDLPAELVQYELFAVASLHSDRYEVTRKVMQACPADARALTYFFFPSLVALMGKKFLEPNLVIPPLREINWRPMSKDAMLQGLARSRAVIDIQHPNQTGLTMRTIEMIGARRKLITTNALVKSYDFYDKNNIAVVDRVSPVIPSDFLSTDYVAVRQDIRKKYSIHAWLAVLLGLQPLGVYRNGGG, encoded by the coding sequence ATGAGCACACCTGAATATCCTCTAGCTGGAAAGCGTGTATTGATTATGAGTCCGCGCTTTTTTGGCTACGAGAACGCGATTGCCGATGCCGCCCGAGCGTTGGGGGCGCATACCATCGTTGTGCTGGACAAACCGTCAAACACGATTTGGACGAAGGCAGCCACGCGCGTTTTCCCATCCGCGGTAGCATCGCGGATGATGGAGTATGTCAGATCGATGCAGGATCGTTATGGATATCAAGGTTTTGACGAAATTATCGTAATAAAGGGGGAGGCGCTGACTGCCGGTGCGGTTCATCTTCTGCGTGAATCTTTCCCTAATGCTCGGTGTATCTATTACAACTGGGATTCGCTGAGAAACTATCCGCACCTCAGGGAAATTCTCCCGCAGTTCGATGCGTGCTTTAGTTTTGACCCAGAGGACTGTGCATCCACGAAGGGGTTAAAGCATCTTCCACTATTTTATGTGGATGAATATAGAGATTTGCCCGCAGAGCTTGTTCAGTATGAGCTGTTCGCGGTGGCTTCGTTGCACTCAGATCGTTACGAAGTCACTAGAAAGGTGATGCAGGCCTGCCCTGCAGATGCTCGAGCGCTCACATATTTTTTTTTCCCCAGTCTCGTTGCTTTAATGGGGAAGAAGTTCTTGGAGCCTAACCTTGTTATTCCTCCTCTTCGGGAGATTAACTGGCGGCCCATGTCGAAAGACGCAATGTTGCAAGGTTTAGCGCGCAGCCGTGCCGTTATTGACATCCAACATCCCAATCAGACTGGATTGACGATGCGTACAATCGAAATGATTGGGGCGCGTAGAAAGCTTATTACTACTAATGCGCTGGTTAAATCTTATGATTTTTATGATAAAAATAATATTGCTGTAGTTGATAGGGTGTCGCCAGTAATTCCTAGCGATTTTCTTTCAACTGATTATGTTGCAGTGCGACAGGATATCCGAAAAAAATATAGTATTCACGCTTGGCTGGCCGTTTTGCTTGGATTGCAGCCGCTTGGCGTCTATCGGAATGGTGGTGGATAG
- a CDS encoding MraY family glycosyltransferase gives MLTLSVAFLVSFVVTLMVIRYSSLHAHITADWDLDGVQKFHARPVPRVGGLGIVLALAAAAVAAWIRDPKLVGYPFLLLVLCVMPAFVAGFIEDMTKRVSPRERLLATMAAALAAVYFLNAKIVRIDVHLIDMALAFPIISIVITTIAVAGLANSINIIDGFNGLASMVAMMMFVSLAYVAFHVGDTLILTIAFAMIGAILGFFIWNFPAGHIFLGDGGAYMIGFVLAECSILLVLRNVSVSAWYPVLMVIYPIFETLFSIYRRRVLKGVPAGYPDGVHLHTLIYQRVMRWAVGSKDERHRLRRNSLTSPYLWLLSLLAVLPATLFWNNELALLGFVAVFIFFYVWLYWRIVRFQSPRWLIVKKHHRVKKHHEH, from the coding sequence ATGCTTACATTGTCGGTGGCTTTTCTTGTGTCGTTTGTCGTGACGCTGATGGTGATCCGGTATTCGAGCCTTCACGCTCATATCACTGCCGACTGGGATCTTGACGGTGTGCAGAAATTCCATGCTCGTCCCGTACCACGCGTCGGCGGGCTCGGGATTGTGCTGGCGCTCGCGGCCGCAGCCGTGGCCGCGTGGATAAGAGACCCCAAGCTCGTGGGGTATCCGTTTCTATTGCTGGTGCTTTGCGTCATGCCCGCTTTCGTTGCAGGCTTTATCGAAGACATGACAAAGCGAGTCAGTCCACGGGAGCGCTTGCTTGCGACAATGGCGGCAGCCTTGGCGGCGGTCTATTTCCTTAACGCGAAAATCGTTCGGATCGACGTCCACCTCATCGATATGGCGTTAGCCTTCCCCATCATCTCCATCGTGATCACGACGATTGCGGTGGCTGGCCTGGCCAATTCCATCAACATCATCGACGGCTTCAACGGGCTCGCTTCTATGGTGGCGATGATGATGTTTGTCTCGCTCGCTTACGTCGCATTCCACGTGGGGGATACGTTGATTCTGACGATCGCGTTCGCCATGATCGGGGCGATCCTCGGCTTCTTCATTTGGAATTTTCCGGCCGGACACATCTTCCTGGGCGATGGGGGAGCCTACATGATCGGCTTTGTTCTTGCGGAGTGCAGTATTTTGCTGGTGCTGCGCAATGTCAGCGTTTCAGCTTGGTACCCCGTACTGATGGTGATCTATCCGATCTTTGAGACGCTGTTCTCGATCTATCGGCGGCGGGTTCTCAAGGGGGTCCCTGCTGGCTACCCGGATGGAGTGCACCTGCATACCTTGATCTATCAGCGCGTCATGCGGTGGGCTGTGGGTAGTAAGGACGAACGGCACCGGCTGCGGCGGAACTCATTAACCTCGCCCTACCTTTGGCTCCTGAGTCTGCTGGCGGTGCTACCAGCAACACTGTTTTGGAATAACGAGCTGGCTCTTCTTGGATTTGTCGCGGTTTTTATTTTTTTCTATGTCTGGCTCTACTGGCGCATCGTGAGGTTCCAATCGCCGCGCTGGCTCATCGTCAAAAAGCACCATCGAGTGAAGAAGCACCATGAACACTAA
- a CDS encoding GumC domain-containing protein, translating into MNTNPHPDDTPENDAVMVTAGQVLAFLYRHIKKLALTGIVGGAVAIGVALMLPKQWEASAALQIGQIASEAPQSPAIPIEAAGRAMERLQLPQFKDVVLQKLGLPLGAGENADTDLIRSSLKVTQLKNADLIQLTVRGFSQADAQLYAKAFLDELVGAHASLAKPSIDKINANMAEVTRSIAAEEARKTHLAELARVRDQAKHTETFPAAVLLANTTAENDKQLQALRQREISIREQLNPERTFNTRLFGPMFVSPRHVFPNRLIFAAIGLVLGLLVAVGWGLFSDCRKGILRCRG; encoded by the coding sequence ATGAACACTAATCCGCACCCTGACGATACGCCTGAAAACGATGCAGTGATGGTGACGGCGGGGCAGGTTCTGGCCTTTCTGTATCGCCACATTAAGAAGCTCGCTTTGACTGGCATTGTAGGTGGCGCGGTCGCGATAGGTGTCGCATTGATGCTGCCGAAGCAATGGGAAGCCAGCGCGGCGCTGCAGATCGGCCAGATCGCCAGCGAGGCTCCCCAGTCTCCTGCCATACCCATTGAGGCTGCGGGTCGCGCGATGGAACGACTACAACTGCCTCAATTCAAGGATGTGGTTCTACAAAAGCTCGGTCTGCCGCTGGGGGCTGGCGAAAACGCTGACACGGATCTCATCCGCAGTTCGCTGAAAGTCACGCAACTCAAGAACGCTGACCTCATCCAACTGACTGTGCGCGGCTTTTCCCAGGCAGATGCGCAGTTGTATGCGAAGGCGTTCTTGGATGAGCTGGTTGGGGCACATGCGTCCCTTGCTAAACCGTCGATCGACAAGATTAACGCAAACATGGCTGAAGTGACCCGATCGATTGCTGCGGAAGAGGCCAGGAAAACTCACCTTGCGGAACTGGCTCGTGTTCGTGATCAAGCAAAGCACACAGAGACGTTTCCAGCGGCAGTATTGTTGGCAAACACGACGGCCGAGAACGATAAGCAGCTCCAAGCCCTCCGTCAACGCGAAATTAGTATCCGAGAACAACTGAATCCTGAACGCACCTTCAACACGCGGCTTTTCGGCCCAATGTTCGTCAGTCCGCGCCACGTATTTCCGAACCGCTTGATTTTCGCGGCAATCGGCCTGGTGCTTGGCTTGCTTGTTGCGGTGGGTTGGGGGCTCTTCAGCGACTGTCGGAAGGGTATTCTCCGGTGCCGCGGGTAA
- a CDS encoding phosphomannomutase/phosphoglucomutase yields MQTQLNPTIFKAYDIRGIVGKTVDAETARLIGRAFGSAARAKGESAVVIGRDGRLSGPELLAALADGLRASGVDVIDLGLVATPMVYFGTNIELAGRRATSGVMVTGSHNPPDYNGFKMVLAGQAIYGEQIQALRTRIEQGDFTEGSGDYVQVDIRQQYIDRIVSDVKLSRPMKIAVDCGNGVAGAFAPELFRAMGCEVTELFCEVDGHFPNHHPDPAHVENLQDLVRTLQTTDCELGLAFDGDGDRLGVVTKDGQVIFPDRQLMLFAQEVLSRNPGGEIIFDVKCTGKLAPFIREHGGKATMWKTGHSLVKAKLKETGAPLAGEMSGHIFFKDRWYGFDDGLYTGARLLEIVSRLADPSATLNALPNSHCTPELQLKCAEGESFELLDKIKANATFAGAKEVNRIDGVRVEYEDGFGLARPSNTTPVVVMRFEADNDAAMTRIQGEFRRVILAEKPDAQLPF; encoded by the coding sequence ATGCAGACACAACTGAACCCCACCATCTTCAAAGCCTACGACATCCGCGGCATCGTCGGAAAAACCGTCGATGCAGAAACCGCACGACTGATCGGCCGTGCGTTCGGCTCCGCAGCACGCGCCAAGGGCGAATCCGCCGTCGTCATCGGTCGCGATGGCCGCTTGTCTGGCCCGGAACTGCTCGCAGCGCTGGCAGACGGCCTGCGCGCGAGCGGCGTCGATGTGATCGATTTGGGTCTTGTGGCCACGCCGATGGTCTACTTTGGCACAAACATCGAGCTGGCCGGCCGTCGCGCCACGTCGGGCGTGATGGTTACGGGCAGCCACAATCCGCCCGACTACAACGGTTTCAAGATGGTGCTGGCCGGCCAGGCCATCTACGGCGAACAGATTCAAGCATTGCGCACACGCATCGAGCAGGGCGATTTCACTGAGGGCTCAGGCGATTATGTCCAGGTGGACATCCGCCAACAGTACATCGACCGAATCGTCTCGGACGTCAAGCTGAGCCGCCCGATGAAGATTGCCGTGGACTGCGGCAACGGTGTGGCAGGCGCCTTTGCGCCGGAGCTGTTCCGTGCGATGGGCTGCGAGGTGACGGAGTTGTTCTGCGAGGTGGATGGCCACTTCCCGAACCACCATCCGGACCCGGCCCACGTCGAGAACCTGCAGGACTTGGTGCGCACGCTGCAGACCACGGATTGTGAACTCGGCCTCGCGTTCGATGGCGACGGCGACCGCCTGGGCGTGGTTACCAAGGACGGCCAGGTCATCTTCCCCGACCGCCAGTTGATGCTTTTCGCGCAGGAAGTCCTGTCGCGCAACCCGGGCGGCGAAATCATCTTTGACGTGAAGTGCACGGGCAAGTTGGCGCCCTTCATTCGCGAGCACGGCGGTAAGGCCACGATGTGGAAGACGGGCCATTCGCTCGTCAAGGCCAAGCTGAAAGAAACGGGCGCGCCACTGGCCGGCGAGATGAGCGGCCACATTTTCTTCAAGGATCGCTGGTACGGTTTCGATGACGGTCTGTACACGGGCGCGCGCCTGCTGGAGATCGTCTCGCGTCTGGCCGACCCGAGCGCCACGCTCAACGCGCTGCCGAACTCGCACTGCACGCCAGAGCTGCAGCTGAAGTGTGCCGAGGGTGAATCGTTCGAGCTGCTCGACAAGATCAAGGCCAATGCCACGTTTGCCGGCGCAAAGGAAGTCAACCGCATCGACGGCGTGCGCGTGGAATACGAAGATGGCTTCGGCTTGGCGCGTCCGTCCAACACCACGCCGGTGGTGGTGATGCGCTTCGAGGCCGACAACGATGCCGCGATGACGCGTATTCAGGGCGAATTCCGTCGCGTGATCCTGGCCGAGAAGCCGGACGCGCAACTGCCGTTCTGA
- the waaC gene encoding lipopolysaccharide heptosyltransferase I, producing MRVLIVKVSSLGDVVHCTPVVADILRAHPDAEIDWVVEEGFAGLVRIVRGVRGVIPFSLRRWRKSLGSGRTWGEVAAFRRALRAKSYDAVLDTQGLIKTALVAAQAKLAPGGFVAGFGNRTEGAGYEPLAKLFYQRKVEMEPHIHVVERSRRMVAEALGYALPDAIDFGLQPPADLPFNLPRPYVALVHATSRADKGWPLEAWVDVARALLARDYAIALPWGSETERRTSESIREAIVAAVPGTVGRVVIPPRMSLPDVTAFLDQAIAVVGVDTGLVHIAAALCKPTVALYNFTTSWRTGGYWTPNVHDIGNAQAHPTSAQALAALRTLGVL from the coding sequence ATGCGCGTGCTGATCGTCAAGGTGTCGTCGCTTGGCGATGTGGTGCATTGCACGCCGGTGGTGGCCGATATCCTGCGTGCGCATCCGGATGCCGAGATCGACTGGGTGGTCGAGGAGGGCTTTGCCGGACTGGTGCGCATCGTGCGCGGGGTCCGGGGCGTGATTCCGTTTTCCCTGCGGCGGTGGCGCAAGTCACTGGGCTCCGGCAGGACTTGGGGTGAGGTGGCGGCGTTCCGTCGCGCATTGCGTGCGAAGTCGTACGACGCGGTGCTCGATACGCAAGGCCTGATCAAAACGGCGCTCGTGGCTGCGCAGGCCAAGCTGGCGCCGGGTGGTTTCGTGGCGGGCTTCGGCAATCGGACGGAAGGCGCAGGCTATGAGCCGCTTGCGAAGCTGTTCTACCAACGCAAGGTCGAAATGGAACCGCACATCCACGTAGTCGAGCGCTCGCGCCGCATGGTGGCGGAGGCGCTCGGTTATGCGCTGCCTGACGCCATCGACTTCGGTTTGCAGCCGCCCGCCGACTTGCCGTTCAATCTGCCACGTCCGTACGTGGCACTGGTGCATGCGACTTCGCGCGCCGACAAAGGTTGGCCGCTCGAGGCGTGGGTGGATGTTGCACGCGCGCTGCTTGCACGCGACTACGCCATCGCCTTGCCGTGGGGCAGCGAGACCGAGCGACGCACGAGTGAATCCATCCGCGAAGCCATCGTCGCGGCGGTGCCGGGTACGGTCGGACGCGTGGTGATTCCGCCGCGCATGTCTCTGCCCGATGTGACGGCATTTCTCGATCAAGCGATTGCGGTAGTCGGGGTGGATACCGGCCTCGTGCACATTGCTGCAGCGTTGTGCAAGCCGACCGTGGCGCTTTACAACTTCACCACGTCGTGGCGTACCGGTGGCTATTGGACGCCGAACGTACACGACATCGGCAACGCCCAGGCCCATCCCACCAGCGCGCAGGCGCTCGCTGCGCTCCGTACGCTGGGTGTGCTCTGA
- the waaA gene encoding lipid IV(A) 3-deoxy-D-manno-octulosonic acid transferase, with protein MLRLLYRWLWRIALPFALLRLWWRGRKEPGYRQHVGERLGFYPPRPNPDRPLLWVHAVSVGETRAAQPLIDALLARFPHHAVLLTHMTPTGRRTGAEFAVQRSGRVIQAYLPYDLPSAVDRFLRHFQPRLGLLMETEIWPVLIERAYSAGVPMVLVNGRLSARSHRRTARLGDAARQTYAQLAAVLAQTPDDADRYRSLGVPRVRVTGNLKFDITPHVDQIMAGRVLHDALHGRSAWVAASTREGEEALLLDAWLAHRAQHVGRRHALLILVPRHPQRFDEAAQAAERAGLRVVRRSALSVSAAGLTDSDRLAEADVLLGDSMGEMALYYSAGEVAFIGGSLLPLGGQNLIEACAVGTPVVIGPHTFNFAQATRDAVAAGACAQVADAAAAVRVIDAWLSDADAREAASRAALAFAATHGGATARTVEAVASLVLPTL; from the coding sequence ATGCTGCGCCTTCTGTATCGCTGGTTATGGCGCATCGCGCTGCCGTTCGCCCTGCTGCGCCTGTGGTGGCGCGGCCGAAAGGAGCCCGGCTATCGCCAGCACGTCGGCGAGCGGCTCGGCTTCTACCCGCCACGCCCGAATCCGGACCGCCCGTTGCTGTGGGTGCATGCCGTGTCCGTTGGCGAGACACGCGCCGCGCAGCCGCTGATCGATGCGCTGTTGGCGCGCTTTCCCCACCACGCTGTCCTGCTGACGCACATGACGCCGACGGGGCGCCGCACCGGCGCCGAGTTTGCGGTCCAACGCAGCGGCCGGGTCATCCAGGCGTATCTGCCGTACGACTTGCCGAGTGCAGTCGATCGGTTTCTGCGTCATTTCCAGCCGCGTCTTGGTTTGCTGATGGAGACCGAGATCTGGCCGGTGCTGATCGAGCGTGCCTACTCGGCTGGTGTGCCGATGGTGCTCGTCAACGGGCGCCTGTCTGCGCGCAGCCACCGGCGGACCGCGCGCCTGGGTGACGCCGCGCGCCAGACGTACGCGCAACTCGCCGCGGTGCTGGCACAGACGCCCGACGATGCTGATCGCTACCGCTCGCTCGGCGTGCCGCGCGTGCGGGTGACCGGCAACCTGAAGTTCGACATCACGCCGCATGTGGACCAGATCATGGCTGGCCGCGTGCTGCATGATGCGTTGCACGGTCGCTCAGCATGGGTGGCGGCCAGCACGCGTGAGGGCGAAGAGGCGTTGCTGCTCGACGCATGGCTGGCACATCGCGCGCAGCATGTCGGGCGCCGGCATGCCCTGCTGATTCTTGTGCCGCGTCATCCGCAGCGCTTTGATGAAGCGGCCCAGGCCGCCGAGCGCGCAGGCCTACGCGTCGTTCGTCGCAGTGCATTGTCGGTGTCGGCTGCAGGGTTGACGGATTCCGATCGACTTGCCGAGGCCGATGTCTTGCTTGGTGATTCGATGGGCGAGATGGCGCTGTATTACTCAGCTGGCGAAGTGGCGTTCATTGGCGGTAGCCTGCTTCCGCTCGGTGGGCAGAACTTGATCGAGGCCTGCGCAGTTGGCACGCCCGTGGTCATCGGCCCGCATACATTCAACTTCGCGCAGGCAACGCGCGATGCAGTGGCCGCAGGCGCGTGCGCGCAGGTGGCCGATGCTGCCGCGGCCGTACGTGTGATCGACGCGTGGCTGTCCGATGCCGATGCGCGCGAAGCCGCATCACGTGCCGCGCTGGCGTTTGCCGCCACACACGGCGGTGCGACGGCGCGCACGGTGGAAGCGGTGGCATCCCTGGTCTTGCCGACGCTGTAA
- a CDS encoding META domain-containing protein produces MSQSNRPKPSLLQTPRRVVLTAAALAAVTAATIIGAGCMTPTPSSSPAAAAPAAASASAAATKQTPANAAPNTGQASLAQAQGEGRSRFVLVRWQESGAAPKELPSAEGDDADPAAQPISIEFSGGLEAANGVVSGYSGCNRFSGPYEKLASGMRFGNLVSTRMACDPARMELETAFLEALKSPLATVGMQPSASGKQGRQVIWKTTSGALLQFAERPLPPRGQTH; encoded by the coding sequence ATGTCCCAATCGAATCGACCCAAGCCGAGCCTGCTGCAAACGCCGCGCCGCGTGGTGCTGACCGCCGCGGCGCTGGCAGCCGTGACCGCCGCCACCATCATCGGTGCCGGCTGCATGACGCCAACGCCTTCATCCTCGCCCGCCGCGGCAGCCCCCGCTGCTGCGTCAGCGTCCGCCGCTGCAACCAAACAGACTCCTGCCAACGCCGCACCCAATACGGGCCAGGCGTCGCTCGCCCAAGCGCAGGGCGAAGGCCGCTCGCGGTTCGTGCTCGTGCGTTGGCAAGAGTCGGGCGCTGCGCCCAAGGAATTGCCCTCTGCCGAAGGCGACGACGCTGACCCGGCTGCGCAGCCGATTTCCATCGAATTCAGTGGCGGCCTCGAGGCCGCCAACGGCGTGGTGTCCGGCTACTCGGGCTGCAATCGCTTCTCGGGGCCGTATGAGAAGCTCGCCTCGGGCATGCGCTTCGGCAACCTGGTGTCGACGCGCATGGCATGTGACCCGGCGCGCATGGAGTTGGAAACCGCCTTCCTGGAGGCGCTCAAGTCGCCGTTGGCGACTGTCGGTATGCAGCCCTCGGCCAGCGGCAAGCAGGGCCGCCAGGTGATCTGGAAGACGACCAGCGGCGCACTGCTGCAGTTTGCCGAACGGCCTTTGCCGCCGCGCGGCCAGACCCACTGA